The genomic DNA GGTACTCTGGGACATTGATCTTGAGATTCCGAAAAAGACGCTTATGGCGATCGTGGGACCCAATGGCGCGGGCAAGACGACTTTGATCAAGGCGATCCTGGGATTGGTCCGGAAGGCGGCCGGACAGGTGTTGATTCATGGCAAACCCTACCGTAAGCAACATCAGCTGGTCGGCTACGTGCCCCAGCGCGGTTCTGTCGACTGGGATTTTCCCACCAGCGTGCTCGATGTGGTCGTGATGGGAAGTTATGGCTCGCTGGGATGGATCCGGCGTCCGGGCAAAAAGGAAAAACATGAAGCCATGCAGGCGCTCGAAAAAGTCAGGATGGAAAAGTATTGCGACAGGCAGATCAGCCAGTTGTCAGGAGGCCAGCAACAGAGGGTGTTTCTGGCTCGTGCTCTGGTCCAGGATGCCATGGTCTACTTCATGGATGAACCGTTCCAGGGAGTTGATGCCACCACTGAAAGAGCCATCATTACCATATTGAAAGAACTCAAAGACAGTGGCCGAGCGGTGGCGGTTGTGCATCATGACCTGCAGACCGTGCCGGAGTATTTTGACTGGGTGACGCTGTTGAATGTGCGCAGGATCGCCAGCGGACCGGTCGAAGAAGTTTTTACTGAAGATAATTTGCGGATGGCTTACGGTGGTAAAGTCGACTTTTTGAGCCACCAGATGAGTTCGCAAAACAGCGCCCGGGAGCAGTAATGGGAATAAGCCAGATCCTGCATGACATATTTTTCGATTATACTCTTCGTACGGTTGTGCTCGGGTCCTCGATACTGGGAATTGTCAGCGGTGCGTTGGGATCGTTCGCGGTGCTCCGCAGGCAGAGCCTTTTAGGCGATGCAGTCTCCCATGCCGCCCTGCCGGGGATAGCGCTGGCATTTTTGTTAACCCGCAGTAAATCGTCTCTGGTTTTGATCCTGGGGGCGGCACTGGCGGGATGGATCGGAACATTGATAATCATCGGAATTCTCAAGTCAAGCCGGATCAAGTATGATTCGGCCCTGGGGATGATATTATCAGTCTTCTTCGGTTTTGGACTGGTCTTATTGACATTCATTCAAAAAATGCCCGATGCCAATCAGGCGGGTTTGGATACGTTTTTGTTCGGTCAGGCTTCAGCCCTGCTCGAAAAGGACGTGATCGTGATGGGGATTTTAGCCGCGATCGCGCTGATTATCGTGTTCATGTTCTGGAAAGAGTTCAAACTGCTGTCTTTTGATCGCGACTACGGTTTTAGTCTCGGCTTCCCG from Candidatus Zixiibacteriota bacterium includes the following:
- a CDS encoding iron chelate uptake ABC transporter family permease subunit, coding for MGISQILHDIFFDYTLRTVVLGSSILGIVSGALGSFAVLRRQSLLGDAVSHAALPGIALAFLLTRSKSSLVLILGAALAGWIGTLIIIGILKSSRIKYDSALGMILSVFFGFGLVLLTFIQKMPDANQAGLDTFLFGQASALLEKDVIVMGILAAIALIIVFMFWKEFKLLSFDRDYGFSLGFPMNLIDILLTTILVIAIVLGLQTVGVVLMSAMVVAPAAAARQWTDRLGLMIVLSAVFGALAGVSGAVLSSTTEKLPTGPTIVLCVSAIVIISMFLAPNRGLLFKYIREKINSRVLRLNGVLSDLYELA
- a CDS encoding ATP-binding cassette domain-containing protein; its protein translation is MNDELAVNVTDLTVAYKDKPVLWDIDLEIPKKTLMAIVGPNGAGKTTLIKAILGLVRKAAGQVLIHGKPYRKQHQLVGYVPQRGSVDWDFPTSVLDVVVMGSYGSLGWIRRPGKKEKHEAMQALEKVRMEKYCDRQISQLSGGQQQRVFLARALVQDAMVYFMDEPFQGVDATTERAIITILKELKDSGRAVAVVHHDLQTVPEYFDWVTLLNVRRIASGPVEEVFTEDNLRMAYGGKVDFLSHQMSSQNSAREQ